The Cryptomeria japonica chromosome 2, Sugi_1.0, whole genome shotgun sequence region TCCTGTGAACAGGAAAATGCCTTCAATTCCAAGTTTTATTGGCTACAAAAATTGTTTATGCAAGTCACTTGGTCAAATCATGATTTGGGAGGTTAAAAAATTATGGGCTTAGATTCTCGCCAGCCATAGAAAACGAGAGGAGTGTTTTGGACAAGACATGACTTGGTCAGTTCTGACCAGGGAAGGCTTTGGTGACCTAGACACCTAACCTTGGGCACGGATTTTCAGTTTTTGGGACTTCCAGAATTATTTCATGATTGGGCTCTCTGATTATTTTTTCCTCTAGGAATTTTCCCCTTTTCTTCAAAGCTAGGATTTGATGCAATATTCGGTGGCAGTTGCTTGTGAGACGCATATCATATAAACTGGAGGCTGCGAGCTCTACTCCTTGATATGTTAAATGCTAAGTAGCAGCAGGAGAAGCTTTTTAAGATGTGTATGAATGGTCTGAACTGCTTTCACATTGTTTATTCCAAGGTCAGCTCACTTTTTGGAGCCTGCAGATTTGATTCTGTTAGATgggttttttccaaaaaaaataaaaaagttaaataTATCTCATCTCTTGGGGATGTTTTGGAGCCTCTTTTTCTTTTAAAAGTTTGTTTTAAATTTGTAAACTCCGAACTGGTACTTGGGTATCTGAAAATTTGCTATTGCTAAGACTGGTTGATATAAAAATTTGGGTTTTCAATGTTGGGTATGTGAAATTTCCTTTAATTTTTAAGATGGGCGTTTTTCAATTAGAGGGGCAATTTAGATTGCTGTTTCAAATATTATGAAATAATCATTTTGGAGGTTTGAAAAATCTTCAATTTCTGTCGTTGCATGCAACATATATGTCTGGTGTATGTGTTTGTGTGTAGGCAGTCTCGTCGATTCTTTTTCCAGCAGCAAAGAGCAGAGTTAGTTTATTCATCTGTTTATTAAATACTTCTGCAACTTTTTAGGCTTATGTGTGCACAGTATCTTTAAATTTTTTTGCCAACATCAAACAATGGTTgattcatgtgtttattgaatgcTTCTGCAATTTTTTAGGCTCAATAATGAAACAATCAAATGGGCGTATGGATTCTATTGTATATTCTGATATGTCGCACACAGATTTGTATCTCTTTACACTTCTTCTGAAAGCTTCATGTGTACATCTTTCTTTGATATGTACTTGCTTTCTAGGGCTCCTGTCTCAGTTGCATGAGTGCACAAATTATCATAAACATTGTAGCTTTAATACATAAGAGCAGAGGTCATTGTAGTTTAGAGCACCTCCTTTTTATTTGGCAAAGGAAGTTACCAAAATTTGTTGAAAAGCAACAGATGTATGATCTTGTTTAGCTTTTAAGTTCTAGTAAACAATGGGGATATATTGTACTTGAGTTTGAGGATTGTTTCACTATTGCATTTGTCTGATTTTCACAAATCTTTGAAGAGGTTTTTCGTGTACCTTTCATTGATAGGATTCCAAGGGATCCTTTGCATCAGAACATGCTTTGATTATTCTGAACACAATCATTTCTGCATGGCTCTTTGCAGTAAGTCTGTCTTACTCTTTGATGTCACCTTatttgcataatggatatctttcAATCCAAACTGAGACCTATCTCTTTTTTCTAATTTGAAGGTCATATGTATTTGTCCTAATTTTAGTGATCAGTGCATTTTTTGTTAAGATTCAGGATGCTGTGTGCAAGAAGGTTATGAATTGTCCATCAAATGCATTATTTCATATGCTTAGTTGTACACAGTGCATGATGTATAATTAGCTGGAAGCTTAATGAAGGAGAACTTTTCTGGTCGTGAAAATTGTGTGTACCCTTTCATTTGTGGAATGCTGATTCAATCTCAAGATGTGCCCCGTTATTGGCATTAggttgaaaaatcaaataaaaactgAAAAACAACAAAAGTAATTGCTTGGATGGAAAAATCAGTTCAATTTATACAAGGTGAATTAGATATTATTCCTCCACATTATTTTGGAGACTTTTAAACTGATTGGTAGTTCCTTCTTATGCAAGAGATGAAAACTTATTGTTAAAAAACTTTTTTGTTATTTTGCACTTTAATTCATTATCTCTCTGTCTTTCATTCTCGAGCTTAGATATATGCAGAATTGTTATTGGGATTTTGTTTGTTTCTATTATACCTAAGATTTGTTTATTTCTGTGTAGATGGTGGCAGGAGGGAATTCTTCTTGCAGTTCTGGGAAAGGGAAGAGCCACCTTAGTCCCAATAAAATTGTTTATGGATTCAGTTTAGTCGAAGGAAAAGCTAGTCATCCCATGGAGGATTATCATGTTGCAGAATTCACTCAAATCAATGGCCATGAATTGGGTTTATATGCCATCTTTGATGGTCATTTGGGTGACAATGTGCCTTCATACCTACAGaagaatttatttcaaaatattctTAGTGAGGCAAGTGATTAAATTTCTTACTAAAGGAGCTATTAAAGATGTTGGAGAGAAGCTATTTTTGTCTATATTCTGCTTTTGATTGCTAGTCAAATTTGCAAGATAATGTTCCATCCTGTTTGTTAGGAACATGCCTCGAAACATTCTTGTCATTTAATTTCAATCTAATGTAGGGCTCTAACATATGATTTTCAAATTGCAATCTGAGTAGTCCCTTGATTTAGGGCTGGGATGTTGTTTCGTAATGGAGATATCAGTACTGAGTCTGATGTATTTTTGTCTGCATTTACATATTTTAAGAATGAAGAGGACTTTCTTATGCACTCTGGTTGATAATATTTTTTTCCAGAGTAAATGAGGCTAGGGTCAACTGCCTCTGATTAGGTTATGTTTTGTTCCAGGAAGATTTCTGGGTTCACCCCATTAGGGCCATAATGAAAGCCTATGATAAGACAGATAAGGCCATTCTTAGACACACTCCTGACTTTGCTCGAGGAGGTTCAACTGCTGTCACAGTCATCTTGATAGATGGCGtaaaacttttggttgcaaatgtcGGTGACTCTAGAGCAGTTGTGTGCCAAAGAGGAAGAGCTATTCAGCTCTCCACTGATCATGAGCCTAGTACTGAACGTGTAAGCATTGAAGATAAGGGCGGCTTCGTCTCAAATTTTCCAGGTGGTTGGTTTATTTGTAtggtattttttttttgaatactgGTATTTGGGTGTAGGAAGGTTCAATCTTTTGGAAAAAGTTGGTGTCAATTCAATCCTATGTAATTTAACTTCCAAAAAGTGTATGCCTGGTAACTCTAAGCTTTATCTGAAACAAATGCAACATTGCTACCTGAAATGCAACCTTATGAATATCATTGTTGTTGCAGGGGATGTTCCAAGAGTGAATGGTCAACTTGCAGTTTCCCGAGCTTTTGGAGATAGGAGTCTCAAGTCACATCTACGGTCAGATCCTGATGTGAGAGAATGGGACATTGATTCAGACACAGAGTTTCTAATTCTTGCCAGTGATGGCTTATGGAAGGTCAGTTCTCTTAGTTTATAATAGTCTATCATAGGGTTGGAAACTGTATCAAGAGTTTCATATCTTTGTACTCTGATTTGTAACATAATATTCATTTTATACAGGTAATGGATAATGAGGAAGCCACCAATTTTGTTAGCAAAATCAAGGATCCACAAATGGCAGCAAAGCAATTAACTTCAGAAGCCTTGAAACGAGAAAGCAAGGATGATATATCTTGTATTGTAGTGCAGTTCAGAAACTTAAGATGATTGCTTTACAGCTTGCCTAAGGGCACCTGTAGTTGAATTGGCTTTTTCTGTATTATAATAGCTTCTGCTCAAGACATCTgtataaaatatgaaataattgTAAAAATATCCCTACAAAACCCAATGTTTTCTGCAATCCAGGTTGAGAGGGGCTCATATATTTTGGCAAATTTTCATGAATGTGGTATTGCATATCTATGTAACAAGTGGTGAAATTATGTTTAATCAATGTTTATTTTCTAATGGTTTTTTTAATGGATGTCATGGTGTTCTATCTGTAAACGAGATTCATCAGGTTATTCCATGAGCTAAATTTGCTGTTATTGGACTAAAATTTGAATGTTGTTTGTCTGAGGCATGCATTTATTTTGGATTTCCCTTTTCATCACCAGGCATCAAACCAAAAACcttacagccaaaacaaattcatATATCACATTTTTTCATTGTGTAAAGCTAGTTCAATGCTTAAACACGTAGTAGTTTATGGAAGGGGAGTAGCTGTTTTAGGTTTAAGCTTACTGGAACTCCTGTAAGACAAAAAAATTTAATGGCTTTTCTTAAAGAAGTCCACACAAATTTTATTTTTgacttttctaaattttttttttccatgcccggtaaactttttaacgtgaccggcgACGCTGGCATGACATGCCCTCCGGCTCCATGTGAAACGtttttgacccggagctatgaaccggtgaagCCACAATTgaggacctcatccccacacttcacctgttcaaacccgcgagcacaacgacccagcaaagacacaaggcctgcgagcACAATGGTCTAGCAggagtttgaaccttggtggccacttcaccaacgaagtgttttaaccgtgacactacatgtccgaaaacaaattttaaaacccAATAATCTCAAGAAATATTTAGTATATTTTAACTATCTAATGCCATACCATGCTTGTGTCTCAAACTTCATTGTCACTTAAAAGATATAAAAAAATTAGATGCTTTGCAATGGTTTGCAGTGCGCTCAGTTCCATGGCACACTATGACATGATAGATTTCCTTCTTGCCTACTTTTATGTGAAAGcaatcattttcatcaaacaagaAAAAATATTACTATACCCGTGATGCCAACAATGGCCAATGCAGTTTGGGGACTACTCGGTTGTGTTAGTGAAGATGGCTAAAGTCATTGATCAGAAGAGTCAATGGCTAACTCTGGTTGATCGAGGAAAAGCCCTTTGTGATGGTGTTGCATGCAAGCAAGTAAAAATGTACTCTTTCTGTGTGCATGATTTAGTATGTATGGATAGTATGGAAAGTTGCCTCTCTATTTTAAATCTCTGAAATGGAATATTGGTAAGTGGCATCCATGGAGATGTTGGGAATTAAATTAGTTATTTAAGTTTGTCTATGGCGTTCTGTGGACATGGGGTAAGTCGGGATCTGATTTAGTCATTGTCGGACCGTGCTTCTATTACAAATATAGTATGTAAGTTTTAGCAAGACGAATACTTTGAAAAAAGGAGACAAAAACATGTAAAAACATGTGATGATAATTCTATTTTGCAAAACTTCATACAAAGCACCACTTGCAATTTTAGGAAGTGCAAGGGATGTACTGATAGAAAATTGAAGGCCTTTTATTTAAAGTTTAATTTTGGCATTTATTAATCTATTTGTTCTTCCATGGGTTGATTGGATAAGCTTTGgggagaataattaatttaatatttagaaATGTTCAAATATTTTCAATATCAAAAggacatttaaatattaaattaaatttttagaaatttttagtAGGGTATTGGAATTTGTGTTATTTTGGGAAAGTTGTCGCAAGATGAATTTTAGAAAGTTTCTGATGTTACAAGTGGATCAATGACAACTTTTGGCAACTATCAAGAATTCCAAAGGAGggagtttgaatttgaatttgtgtcATTTTGGAAAAGTTGTTGCGGGatgatttttagaaagtttttgttGTTACAAGTGGAGGTGAATCTTTAATAACTCAATGACAACTTTTGGCAAGAGACATAATTAAATtagtaggaattccaaaggaggtAGTTTGAATTTGGGCACCCAAATCTTGCATACATGATGAATACAAATATTGGGATTTTGGTAATTTTGAGGGTTATTGGTTATCATTTTCTTCTCTACATTTGCAGATTTGTATGAAGCTTCTTCAATGGATGGAACCCCGTTGAAGGAGAGAGCTTGTGGACGGAAACCCATGAGCATTGTACAATCAAAGGACAAAAAATTGTGTTCATAGAGGGCATTCTCACTTTGAGATTGTATTTGGGTTGAAGGAAATTTGGTGGATTGTTGTTGCTTCTTCTCTAGTTTCCAAGTTTATTGCGGGTGTTCTTCAGAGTGCTTTTGAAGCATAGTTTTGTGATTTTTCTATTGTGAGTTTATGAACATATTATAGTAGTATGCCACTCTTATTGAGTTTGTAATTAGTACtatttattgttatttttagtTGATGAAGAATCTATTACAGTTGGAGAAGTTTTGAGTAGATTGGTAGCATTGTTTGGCATAGTTTGGTTTGTTGTTATAAATATAATTTCTAGATTTGAATTATATTTCTGATTTTTTGAGGATAAGGACATTACAAATGGGAGGAATTAGGGCACCAAATACCTTGAATGCCTATTTTAACAAAACATTTAAATTATTTATAGTTGACCTAAAACATTAAGAAAGTTAATGAAATATACATATAGAGTGGTGGTTGTAGTTGAATTGTCTAAAGTGGCTCAAATAACCCTTGTATATGATGGCATATAGAAAACATATATAGTGAGTTGAGGTGGTAACAATGGTATTTGATATGATTGACTTAGAAAATAAGGGTATCCATCCAACAATGAAAGAGACTAATTTAGCTAATTAATAAAGGCAAATTAATAAATGTTATTAAGGGCATAAAGGTAACAATTAACAAAGCAGACAAAACAATATTCTACATCTACCCTTCATTCGTTCTAGTTAAGGCAAGCTTGGCCATCCATCGCATGATTTAGTCTCTCCCATCTAGTTGCACTCAATCTCTCTCATCTAGTTGCACTCACCCCAAGATTCCACCTTGTTTACATCTCATCTCCACGTGCAAACTAAGGCAAACCTAACTTTTCATTCATTTGGTTTCATCCCATTGTTGAACACTTGCATCCATCTCATCCCTTCCTCACATACTAATTCATCATAACCATCCAATCCATGATCTAATCTCAACCATTCACAATCATccctaaaaaatatataaaaaccaTCTCTTAAGGATATTTTACGCACTACACAGAAGTTCAAGTACGCACTACCAAATTAGAAAATCTCTTGAGAGAGGCAAGATACTTGTTTGTTTCTTTAGTGTTTTATGTTCCTCTTTCTCAACTAGAGGTGTAGGTTAGATATACTATTGGAGTTTATTTTGTCTccatcttccatgtttttatgctaGATTTTATCTCACATTTTGATATGCGCGATATGACCCTTGTCCCAATCACACACATAGAATCACAATCATCGTGAGCATATCCAAATAATCAAAGGGCTTGGGAGAGGAAAGATACTTgtttgtttcttcattgttttatgTTATTTTTGTTATAACAGAGGTGTAGGTTACATAAATACTACTGGATTTTATTTTGTCTCCATCTTCTAGGTTTTTATGCTAGATTTTACCTCACATTTTGCCATGCCCGATAGGACCCTTGTCCCAATATAATATTTACTTTTGCATGTATTTCTATATTCTTATATGTGTTTCCTAAAAAAATGTATATTCTCTATGAATGAGTGTTTCCATTCAATAATTATCATTTATGCTCAATAATTGGTATTTATGTCTTTCAACTTTGTAGGCTTTTGGAATGATATTTTTTCTCTAGTTCTAGGTGTTTGCATATCAACTTTGACATTTTCACTAATCTTTTTCTAGGTGTTTGTCATCTCAATCA contains the following coding sequences:
- the LOC131066785 gene encoding probable protein phosphatase 2C 9 isoform X1, encoding MCMNGLNCFHIVYSKMVAGGNSSCSSGKGKSHLSPNKIVYGFSLVEGKASHPMEDYHVAEFTQINGHELGLYAIFDGHLGDNVPSYLQKNLFQNILSEANFWVHPIRAIMKAYDKTDKAILRHTPDFARGGSTAVTVILIDGVKLLVANVGDSRAVVCQRGRAIQLSTDHEPSTERVSIEDKGGFVSNFPGDVPRVNGQLAVSRAFGDRSLKSHLRSDPDVREWDIDSDTEFLILASDGLWKVMDNEEATNFVSKIKDPQMAAKQLTSEALKRESKDDISCIVVQFRNLR
- the LOC131066785 gene encoding probable protein phosphatase 2C 9 isoform X2 gives rise to the protein MVAGGNSSCSSGKGKSHLSPNKIVYGFSLVEGKASHPMEDYHVAEFTQINGHELGLYAIFDGHLGDNVPSYLQKNLFQNILSEANFWVHPIRAIMKAYDKTDKAILRHTPDFARGGSTAVTVILIDGVKLLVANVGDSRAVVCQRGRAIQLSTDHEPSTERVSIEDKGGFVSNFPGDVPRVNGQLAVSRAFGDRSLKSHLRSDPDVREWDIDSDTEFLILASDGLWKVMDNEEATNFVSKIKDPQMAAKQLTSEALKRESKDDISCIVVQFRNLR